A genomic region of Tsukamurella pulmonis contains the following coding sequences:
- the hemC gene encoding hydroxymethylbilane synthase yields the protein MTTHSLPNPIRIGTRGSLLATTQAGTVRDALIAAGHPAELVIVTTPGDLSAAPVETIGVGVFTSALRDALANDEVDVAVHSFKDLPTAPDERLSMPAVPPREDARDALVARDGLVLGELPAGSVIGTSSPRRASQLTALGLGLEIRPLRGNLDSRLRKVADGELDAIVVALAGLKRIGRHNEVTEALDPVQMLPAPAQGALAVECRRDDAELHSVLSGLDDPVTRAAVTAERALLAELEAGCTAPVGAIAEVVESLDDDGRIFEELSLRGIALAADGSDSVRASVVGPVGEAGALGIALARELLDLGARDLLA from the coding sequence GTGACCACGCACTCCCTCCCGAACCCGATCCGCATCGGCACCCGCGGCTCGTTGCTGGCCACCACCCAGGCCGGCACCGTGCGCGACGCGCTGATCGCGGCGGGCCACCCCGCCGAGCTCGTCATCGTGACCACGCCGGGCGATCTGAGCGCCGCGCCGGTCGAGACGATCGGCGTCGGCGTCTTCACCTCCGCGCTGCGCGATGCGCTGGCGAACGACGAGGTCGACGTGGCCGTGCACTCCTTCAAGGACCTGCCGACCGCGCCCGACGAGCGCCTGTCCATGCCCGCCGTGCCGCCCCGCGAGGACGCCCGCGACGCGCTCGTGGCGCGCGACGGACTGGTGCTGGGGGAGCTGCCGGCGGGGTCCGTGATCGGCACCTCGAGCCCGCGGCGGGCCAGCCAGCTTACTGCACTGGGTCTGGGTTTGGAAATCCGCCCCCTACGAGGCAACCTTGACTCTCGGTTACGCAAAGTAGCGGACGGTGAACTCGACGCGATCGTGGTCGCCCTCGCCGGACTCAAGCGGATCGGTCGCCACAACGAGGTGACGGAGGCGCTCGACCCGGTGCAGATGCTGCCGGCGCCCGCGCAGGGCGCACTCGCAGTGGAGTGCCGACGCGACGATGCGGAACTGCATTCCGTGCTCTCCGGCCTGGACGATCCGGTCACGCGTGCGGCGGTCACCGCCGAGCGCGCCCTCCTCGCCGAGCTGGAAGCCGGATGTACCGCGCCCGTCGGTGCGATCGCGGAAGTCGTCGAGTCCCTCGACGACGACGGTCGGATCTTCGAGGAGCTGTCGTTGCGCGGCATCGCGCTGGCGGCGGACGGCTCCGACTCGGTCCGGGCCTCCGTGGTCGGTCCGGTGGGCGAGGCCGGCGCGTTGGGCATCGCGCTGGCACGGGAGCTGCTCGACCTGGGCGCACGCGACCTGCTCGCGTAG